The genomic window CTTGCTCTTGCTGCTCTAAGGCTACTATTTGTGCTTCGGCGTGCTGCAATTGACGATTAATGGCGTTGATTTGCTCTGCTTTTTCCTGCTGCAATTGCTGCATTTCCACCGTAGCGCGGGAATGCTCATGAAACTTACTAGATAAAGTTTCTTCTGTAGCTTGCAGGCGTTGGTGTTCTTTGTAGCCAGATGCGATCGCATTTTCTTGACTTAATAGCTCTCTAACCGCTTCTAGCTGACCTTCTAGGTTAATTTTGTCTTGACTTAAACGGCTTCTTTCTTGACTTAAGTTAAGATGTTGTTGTCTAAGAAAGCCTAATTGTTGCTCCCAATTTTGCCTTTGGTGCTGCACTACTTGCAAGCTTTGCACTTTTACATTGTCGTAAGCTTGTTGTTGTTGTAGATAATTAACTTTTTCCTCTGACTGGGTACTTAAAGCCGCCACTTCTGTTCGTTGCTGCAACTGAATGTGCATAGATTCAATAGAGCGCGTGGATTGTTCTGCTTGGGCTTTAAAAGAGCGAGATAAATCTTTGGCTTGTTCTTCCAAATCATCGTATTGATTGAGTTTCAGCAATTCTGCTAATATCTCTTTACGCTCGTTGGGACGCTTGAGCATAAACTCATCGGCTCTACCTTGGCGCAAGTATGCCGAATTAATAAATGTGTCGTAGTCTATTTTGATATGAGTTAATATTTCTTGCTGAGTAGCGCGGACACCTTTAGCTGTTAAAGCTTTAAATCCGCTCGGTGTATCAACTTGAAACTCTAAAGAGCTACTTTGTCCCCGGTAACGAGTGCGAATGACTCGATATTTTTGACTAAAGCTAGTAAACGTAAAATCAACCCGAACCTCTTTAGCTCCCGTTTGAATGACATCATCCTCACTAGAGGCGCGACTTTCTCCCCAAATTGCCCAAGTTATCGCCTCCAATAGTGAAGACTTACCCGCGCCATTAGCGCCACAAATGCAAGCCGTATGCAACCCACTAAAATCTAAGGTTGCATCACTGTAGCTCAAAAAGTTTTTTAAAGTTAGTTGTACGGGAATCATCCAAGCTCAAGCGCCATCTACCTTGGGTCAAAACAGTACATATGCACTGTTGCCTAGTGTATCTATGGAGCAACAAGGATTTTAGCTATTAAGCTATCAATTTTACAATTCTTAATGTGTTCAAGAGGCGATCGCCTATAAGTTCTCACAAAAAAACTCCTGGGAGTCTTGCCGTGTTTCGACCCCAAGAGCTTTTTCGATTCTGTTCGCTCCTCACACAAGACAAATATATATTGGATGCCTAGGGTGGGGATCAAGGTGAGTGACACTTTAAGTATTGTCACTTAGGCAAGGCTAAGACGCTCTAAAATAGACTTTACACCTCTTAACATCTGCCCTCAATGACCGAAAACGCAATTATTACTGAAAACCTTTGCCGTAACTTTGGTAAAGTTCAAGCCGTAGACAATCTATGTTTGCAAGTACCTAGGGGAATTGTCTTTGGGTTTTTGGGTGCTAATGGTTCGGGAAAAACTACGACAATTCGGCTACTATTGGGGCTACTAGAGCCAACCCAGGGACGGGCGGAAGTATTGGGATACGATACGGTACGTCAAGCTAGTTCAATTCGCCGTCGCACGGGGGCATTATTAGAGCATCCCGGCTTGTACGAACGTTTGAGCGCGGCGGATAATTTAGAATTTTATGGTAGAGCTTGGCGCTTGCCAACACTTCACAGGCGATCGCGCATTAAAGAATTATTAACTAATTTGGGATTATGGGAACGCCGCAACGAAAGCGTAGGTACTTGGAGTCGTGGTATGAAGCAGCGTTTAGCGGTGGCTAGAGCAATGCTGCACAATCCCCCATTGATTTTTTTGGATGAACCAACGGCGGGACTCGATCCAGTGGCGGCGGTGGCTTTACGCGACCAATTGCAGGCAATGGTAGCGCAAGAAGGAGTAACAGTATTTTTGACTACTCACAATTTAGTAGAAGCCGAAAAATTGTGCCAGCTTCTCGGTGTAATTCGTCAAGGTAAGTTAATCGCTGTGGGACATCCTAAAGAGTTACGCGATAAAGCCAGCGCTCCCCGAATTGAAGTTGTAGGTAGTGGTTTTAATCCCCAAGTACAAAGTTTATTACAAACTCAACCAGGCGTAGCGGGGGTCAATATCGCTGGGGAAGTTTTGACGATTACTTTACACAAGCTTATCAGCGCTGCGCCATTAGTAAATTTGCTAGTGCGCCAAGGAGTACAAATCGAAGAAGTCCGTAAAGGTAGCGCTAGTTTGGAAGAAGTATTTTTAAATTTGATGGAAGCAGATAATACTTTAAATACATAATCTAAAAATAGATTAAATTAGCTC from Synechocystis sp. PCC 7509 includes these protein-coding regions:
- a CDS encoding ABC transporter ATP-binding protein, producing the protein MTENAIITENLCRNFGKVQAVDNLCLQVPRGIVFGFLGANGSGKTTTIRLLLGLLEPTQGRAEVLGYDTVRQASSIRRRTGALLEHPGLYERLSAADNLEFYGRAWRLPTLHRRSRIKELLTNLGLWERRNESVGTWSRGMKQRLAVARAMLHNPPLIFLDEPTAGLDPVAAVALRDQLQAMVAQEGVTVFLTTHNLVEAEKLCQLLGVIRQGKLIAVGHPKELRDKASAPRIEVVGSGFNPQVQSLLQTQPGVAGVNIAGEVLTITLHKLISAAPLVNLLVRQGVQIEEVRKGSASLEEVFLNLMEADNTLNT